The sequence GAAAGCGACGGGCGCCGAGACCGACGTCCTCGACGAGAGCGCGGCCATGACAGCAGCAGCCTGCCTGTTCCACGGGTTCTCCGACCCGTCCCGGCTGACGATCGTGCGCCACCTCGCCCTCGGCGAGCACCGCGTGGTGGACCTGACCGATCACCTGGGCCTCGCGCAGTCCACTGTCTCCAAGCACCTCGCCTGCCTCAAGGACTGCGGGCTGGTCACCTCCCGACCGGAGGGGCGGGCCTCGATGTGGTCGCTGAACCACACCGACACCGTCCTGGAACTGCTCTCGGCCGCCGAGCGGTTGCTCGCCGCGACCGGTGATGCCGTGACCCTGTGCCCGAACTTCGGTGCGGCCACCTTGGAGGGCAGTTCGTGAGCGCCCACGTGCACACCCATCAGGACCTGGACGTGACCGAGACGGCGCAGTTGGGGCGACGGGCGCAACTGCTCGCCGCCGCCTCGGTGGGCTACAACGTCATCGAGGCGATCATCGCGATCACCGCCGGCATCGTCGCCGGGTCCGTCGCCCTCGTGGGCTTTGGCCTGGACTCGGTGGTCGAGGTCTCCAGCGGGCTCATCATCTTGTGGCAGTTCCGTCACAAGCTCCCCGAGTCCCGCGAACAGCAGGCACTGCGGCTGATGGCGTTCTCGTTCTTCGCGCTCGCCGCCTACGTGACGTTCGAATCAGTCCGAGCCCTGACGAGCGGTCACGACCCGGATCCCTCTCCGGTCGGCATCGGGCTCGCAGCCGCCTCGTTGGTGATCATGCCGTTCCTGTCCTGGGCGCAGCGCCGCACCGGCAAGGCCCTGGGGTCCAACGCTGTCGTCGCCGACTCCACCCAGACGTTGCTGTGCACCTACCTGTCCGCCGTGCTGCTCGTCGGCCTGGTCCTCAACGCGACACTCGGCTGGTCCTGGGCTGACCCGATCGCCGGGCTGGTCATCGCCGCCGTCGCGGTCAAGGAAGGACTCGAGGCCTGGCGCGGCGAGGGCTGCTGCGCGCCCACCGGCACGAGCACCCCCGACGCCGCCGCCGCCGCCGACGCCGACGCCGAAGCCGCCGCCGGCGCCGATGCCGATGCCGGCTGCGGCGATGGCTGCTGCACCCCTGCCCCGGACGGCCCGGTGCTCATGTCCCTCGGCGAGCTCAAGAAGGACAGTCGCTGATGGGCGCAGGGCACGGACACGCCCACGCTGCGCCCGCCGGACATGCCGGTGGTCGCTACCGGACCCGACTGGCTGCGGCGTTCGCGCTTGTTGCCGGGTTCTTCGTCGTCGAGCTTGTCACCGGGATCGCGTCGGGCTCTCTCGCGCTTATCTCCGATGCCGGGCACATGGCCGCCGACGTAGTTGCCCTCGGTGCGGCCCTGGTCGCCACCAAGATCGCCACCCGACCCGACTCCACCGGACGCCGCACCTACGGCTCCTATCGTGCCGAGGTGTTCGCCTCTGGCCTCACCGTCCTGATCATGCTGGGCGTCGCCGCCTACGTCGTGATCGAAGCGATCAGCCGGATCAGCGGCGAACCCGACGTCGCCTCGACCCCGATGCTTGTGGTCGGTGCCCTCGGCCTGGCGATCAACATCGCCTGCATGCTTCTGCTGCGGGCCGGATCCCAGGAGTCCCTCAACGTCAAGGGCGCCTACTTCGAGGTCGTCGCCGACGCCGCGGGCAGCGTCGGTGTGATCATCGCCGGTGTGCTGGTCACCCTGACCGGCAACGGACTGGGGGACACCCTGGTCGCTCTCGCCATCGGCATCTTCGTCGCCGTCCGCGCCGTCGTGCTCGGCCGCCAGGTCCTCGCCGTACTCGGCCAGCACATCCCCGAAGGCATGACGCTCGCAGAGGTCGTCGATGACCTGGAGTCGGTTCCGGGCGTCAGCGACATCCACGACCTGCACATCTGGACCCTCACTTCGGGGATGAACGTCGCCACGGCCCACCTCGTCGTCGGCGACGGCGCCGCCGCCCAGGAGGTGCTTGCCGCGGCGCATCGTGTCCTCGCTGAGCGCCATCACATCGAGCACGCCACCCTCCAGGTCGAGGAAACGCCCACCAATCGATGCCACGAGGTGAACTGGTGACCGAGCCGCCAA comes from Nocardioides piscis and encodes:
- a CDS encoding cation diffusion facilitator family transporter → MSAHVHTHQDLDVTETAQLGRRAQLLAAASVGYNVIEAIIAITAGIVAGSVALVGFGLDSVVEVSSGLIILWQFRHKLPESREQQALRLMAFSFFALAAYVTFESVRALTSGHDPDPSPVGIGLAAASLVIMPFLSWAQRRTGKALGSNAVVADSTQTLLCTYLSAVLLVGLVLNATLGWSWADPIAGLVIAAVAVKEGLEAWRGEGCCAPTGTSTPDAAAAADADAEAAAGADADAGCGDGCCTPAPDGPVLMSLGELKKDSR
- a CDS encoding cation diffusion facilitator family transporter; translation: MGAGHGHAHAAPAGHAGGRYRTRLAAAFALVAGFFVVELVTGIASGSLALISDAGHMAADVVALGAALVATKIATRPDSTGRRTYGSYRAEVFASGLTVLIMLGVAAYVVIEAISRISGEPDVASTPMLVVGALGLAINIACMLLLRAGSQESLNVKGAYFEVVADAAGSVGVIIAGVLVTLTGNGLGDTLVALAIGIFVAVRAVVLGRQVLAVLGQHIPEGMTLAEVVDDLESVPGVSDIHDLHIWTLTSGMNVATAHLVVGDGAAAQEVLAAAHRVLAERHHIEHATLQVEETPTNRCHEVNW
- a CDS encoding ArsR/SmtB family transcription factor — translated: MTMKATGAETDVLDESAAMTAAACLFHGFSDPSRLTIVRHLALGEHRVVDLTDHLGLAQSTVSKHLACLKDCGLVTSRPEGRASMWSLNHTDTVLELLSAAERLLAATGDAVTLCPNFGAATLEGSS